One segment of Rhodopirellula baltica SH 1 DNA contains the following:
- a CDS encoding AraC family transcriptional regulator, whose translation MTTTPRPRHVGILVETDDSWGRNVVEAICRFGHSSDWTVLISPRDSQGRLRLPKVWNGDGIIASLRTASSVRHVKSLNLPVVDVGIMIPKCDWFARVATDDAARAKMAFEHLRERGLTHFACYAPPIGRYSDVRSAAFVHAVTEGGYECAMYEAPHDDSAGWLTNYSNVRRWLSTLPRPLGIFAADPYPARQLVEICSADSIRIPDELSVLSGDDDELLCNVATPQISAVELASHQIGETASRMLAKMMSGSATPKRERLIPPLQVRGRHSTDILAIPDNEIAEILRYIRDKARDGITVTDLLNEFPISRRRLEQRFRAELNRSPAEEIRRVRMSHVARLLLDSDKPISTIAYESGFATGASLSQAFRQHFGTTPGEYRRQNHAT comes from the coding sequence GTGACAACCACTCCACGACCGCGACATGTTGGCATCCTTGTTGAGACCGACGATTCCTGGGGTCGCAATGTTGTCGAAGCCATCTGTCGATTTGGTCACTCGAGCGATTGGACGGTTCTGATTTCACCGCGTGACTCGCAAGGCCGCCTGCGCCTACCAAAAGTCTGGAATGGTGACGGCATCATCGCTTCATTGCGAACCGCCTCTTCGGTCCGCCACGTCAAAAGTCTGAACCTACCGGTGGTAGATGTCGGGATCATGATCCCCAAGTGCGATTGGTTCGCTCGCGTCGCCACCGATGACGCGGCTCGTGCCAAGATGGCCTTTGAACATCTTCGCGAACGAGGCCTGACTCACTTCGCCTGCTACGCGCCTCCGATTGGCCGTTACTCGGACGTTCGATCCGCGGCCTTCGTCCATGCCGTGACTGAGGGCGGGTACGAGTGCGCCATGTACGAAGCACCCCACGACGACAGCGCCGGTTGGTTGACGAACTATTCCAACGTGCGTCGATGGCTGTCCACTCTTCCGCGTCCGCTCGGGATCTTCGCCGCCGATCCTTACCCAGCCAGACAACTGGTCGAAATTTGTTCGGCCGACTCGATCCGAATCCCCGACGAATTGTCGGTGTTGTCTGGGGACGACGATGAACTGCTATGCAATGTCGCCACGCCCCAAATCTCGGCGGTCGAACTGGCCAGCCACCAGATCGGCGAAACGGCTTCACGGATGCTCGCGAAAATGATGAGCGGGAGTGCCACCCCGAAACGCGAAAGGCTGATTCCTCCGCTTCAGGTGCGAGGCCGGCACTCCACCGATATTCTTGCCATACCAGACAACGAAATCGCGGAGATTCTGCGTTACATTCGCGACAAGGCTCGCGATGGCATCACCGTCACTGATTTGCTGAACGAGTTCCCCATTTCTCGGAGACGTCTGGAACAGCGTTTTCGAGCGGAACTGAATCGCAGTCCCGCGGAAGAAATCCGTCGGGTTCGCATGTCTCACGTCGCTCGCCTGCTGCTGGATTCAGACAAACCCATTTCAACAATCGCGTATGAATCCGGCTTCGCGACGGGGGCGTCTTTGTCGCAAGCCTTCCGCCAGCATTTCGGAACCACTCCCGGCGAATACCGACGTCAAAACCACGCGACGTGA
- the ltnD gene encoding L-threonate dehydrogenase, which yields MSTRSIIHQELSCPRWDPTSNNAERKKSMTTATKIAVIGLGAMGYGMAKSCLRAGHEVWGADISPNPVERFRADGGQPGDIQDVAKTLDIVVVSVLNADQTSAVLFGPDGVACSMKKGSVVIACATVAPDFAREMASRCNERGLHYLDAPISGGAAKSAKGQLSIMAAGSDEAFEVASPALDAMAEIVFRLGDVGAGSAMKAVNQLLAGVHIAVMAEAMTFGMTQGVSPEKFLEVIPQCAGTSWMLENRGPHIAAGDYTPLSQVNIWPKDLGIVLDIARDAKFSAPLTAAALQQFLAAAGMGLGGEDDAAVAKVYARNASLNLPGEE from the coding sequence GTGAGCACTCGATCAATCATTCACCAAGAGTTGTCCTGCCCACGGTGGGACCCAACCTCAAACAACGCCGAGAGAAAGAAATCCATGACGACTGCCACGAAGATTGCTGTGATTGGCTTGGGGGCGATGGGTTATGGCATGGCCAAGTCCTGTTTGAGGGCCGGACACGAGGTGTGGGGGGCAGATATTTCTCCAAATCCGGTCGAACGATTTCGCGCCGATGGTGGCCAGCCCGGCGATATCCAGGATGTCGCGAAGACGCTGGACATCGTGGTTGTTTCAGTCCTCAATGCGGATCAGACATCTGCGGTGTTGTTCGGCCCGGACGGAGTCGCATGTTCGATGAAGAAGGGCAGCGTCGTGATCGCCTGCGCGACCGTGGCTCCTGACTTTGCACGTGAAATGGCCAGCCGGTGCAATGAACGCGGCTTGCACTACTTGGATGCTCCGATTTCGGGTGGCGCTGCCAAGTCGGCCAAGGGACAACTTTCGATCATGGCGGCGGGCTCGGATGAGGCGTTCGAGGTGGCGAGTCCGGCGCTCGACGCGATGGCCGAAATCGTCTTTCGGTTGGGGGACGTCGGTGCTGGATCGGCCATGAAAGCGGTCAATCAATTGCTCGCGGGCGTGCACATCGCCGTGATGGCCGAAGCGATGACGTTTGGCATGACCCAGGGCGTGTCACCGGAAAAATTCCTGGAAGTGATCCCGCAATGCGCTGGGACCAGTTGGATGCTCGAGAACCGTGGCCCGCACATCGCCGCCGGCGACTACACGCCGCTGAGCCAAGTGAACATTTGGCCCAAGGATCTGGGCATCGTTTTGGACATCGCTCGCGACGCGAAGTTTTCCGCTCCGCTGACCGCTGCGGCGCTGCAGCAATTCCTGGCCGCCGCAGGAATGGGATTGGGCGGTGAAGACGATGCGGCCGTTGCGAAGGTCTACGCTCGCAACGCGAGCCTTAACCTGCCGGGCGAGGAATGA
- a CDS encoding DUF6786 family protein: MQKITFTVLAGLMGTVMSLHSAPAVAVDGFAEDLAFMQNHTDVVVLHRADAAIAVAPAYQARVMTSTFDRKAGPSFGWINRPVIEQGFLSEDERQGKLEEHIYIFGGEERFWLGPEGGQYGLFFEPGTQFEFSDWTTPPAIDTETYELVEQTDVSAKFQHSAKLTNHSGTKFDIGIERTIKLLSPEEAADQLQVEFGEDLRVVGYETDNRITNTGKNPWKSDTGLLSIWILGMYNPSPETTVVIPFRPGDEESLGPKVNDAYFGEVPPDYLRVEDQELFFRGDGTRRGKIGISAERSKGIAGSYDAAGKVLNIVTYNVQDSPNGYVNSMWELQDQPYAGDVINSYNDGSPEPNKPPLGPFYELETSSPAAALQPGSTMKHVQRTFHIHGTEAELEPLAQQLLGVTLKEIKAAF, from the coding sequence ATGCAGAAAATCACCTTCACAGTGCTCGCTGGATTGATGGGAACCGTCATGAGTTTGCATTCCGCCCCAGCCGTCGCGGTCGACGGATTCGCCGAAGACTTGGCGTTCATGCAGAATCATACCGACGTCGTTGTGCTGCACCGGGCGGATGCGGCGATCGCTGTCGCACCGGCCTACCAAGCACGCGTGATGACCAGCACGTTTGATCGCAAAGCCGGCCCAAGCTTTGGATGGATCAATCGCCCGGTCATCGAACAAGGCTTCCTTTCCGAAGACGAACGACAGGGCAAACTCGAAGAACACATCTACATCTTCGGCGGCGAAGAACGTTTCTGGCTCGGTCCCGAAGGCGGACAATACGGATTGTTTTTTGAACCAGGCACCCAATTCGAGTTCTCGGACTGGACGACGCCCCCTGCGATCGACACTGAGACCTACGAACTGGTCGAGCAAACAGACGTCTCCGCCAAATTCCAACACTCGGCGAAACTGACCAATCACAGTGGCACCAAGTTCGACATCGGGATCGAGCGCACCATCAAGCTGCTCAGCCCAGAAGAAGCAGCGGATCAGTTGCAGGTCGAGTTTGGTGAGGACCTGCGGGTCGTCGGTTATGAAACCGACAATCGAATCACCAACACCGGCAAGAATCCCTGGAAGAGCGATACCGGTTTGCTCTCGATTTGGATCCTCGGCATGTACAACCCTTCGCCCGAAACAACCGTCGTCATTCCGTTTCGCCCTGGCGATGAAGAATCGCTCGGCCCGAAAGTCAACGACGCGTACTTTGGAGAGGTCCCGCCCGACTACCTGCGCGTGGAAGATCAAGAACTGTTCTTCCGGGGCGATGGAACTCGCCGAGGAAAAATCGGCATCTCCGCGGAACGATCCAAAGGAATCGCCGGCAGTTACGATGCCGCAGGAAAAGTGCTGAACATCGTCACCTACAACGTTCAGGACTCTCCGAATGGATACGTCAATTCCATGTGGGAACTGCAAGACCAACCTTACGCCGGCGATGTCATCAACTCTTACAACGATGGTTCGCCCGAGCCTAACAAGCCGCCGTTGGGTCCGTTCTACGAATTAGAAACATCCTCGCCCGCCGCGGCGTTGCAACCCGGCAGCACGATGAAACACGTGCAGAGAACGTTCCACATTCACGGCACCGAAGCGGAACTCGAGCCACTTGCTCAACAACTGCTTGGCGTGACGCTAAAAGAAATCAAAGCGGCTTTCTAA
- a CDS encoding family 43 glycosylhydrolase, which translates to MQILLSLAILTLLAVPTYADDAVAVPTVVVMHSELEGIGAQPGVMRRDPSDIIRVGDLYYVWYSKGKISPGYDATVWYATSKDGHQWTEKGMALDKGEPGSWEGTSVFTPNILVAEGRYWLFYTGTSKKYGKGFQPDSKIGIAVSDSPDGPWERLATNPALSNSPNAADFDSHLVDDACLIVREGKIWFYYKGRQLGKGPGQTQMGLAIADKPEGPYVRHESNPVIPGNHEVLVWPQGKGVAAMIGTTGPKAITNSILYAEDGIHFTKTHNVKNGPWAGGAFRPEAFTQSGEGKLPKWGVEIGTPQRKQSGRLPCIQRFDVTEKD; encoded by the coding sequence ATGCAAATACTTCTGTCACTCGCCATCCTCACACTGCTGGCGGTCCCAACCTACGCGGACGATGCCGTCGCTGTACCCACCGTGGTTGTCATGCATTCAGAACTCGAAGGCATTGGTGCCCAGCCCGGTGTCATGCGTCGAGACCCCAGCGACATCATTCGAGTCGGCGATCTCTACTACGTGTGGTATTCGAAAGGAAAGATCTCGCCGGGATACGATGCCACCGTTTGGTACGCGACTTCGAAGGACGGCCACCAGTGGACCGAGAAAGGCATGGCACTGGACAAAGGCGAACCCGGCAGTTGGGAGGGAACCAGCGTCTTCACTCCGAATATCCTGGTCGCTGAAGGACGCTATTGGCTGTTTTACACGGGGACGTCCAAGAAGTACGGCAAGGGGTTTCAACCCGACTCCAAAATCGGCATCGCGGTTTCGGATTCACCCGACGGCCCTTGGGAACGACTGGCCACCAACCCAGCTCTTTCGAACAGCCCCAACGCTGCTGATTTCGACAGCCACCTTGTCGACGACGCTTGCTTGATCGTCCGAGAAGGAAAGATTTGGTTCTACTACAAAGGCCGCCAACTGGGCAAAGGTCCTGGACAAACTCAAATGGGATTGGCGATCGCTGACAAACCAGAGGGCCCCTATGTGCGACATGAGTCGAACCCTGTCATCCCAGGCAACCACGAGGTTTTGGTGTGGCCTCAAGGCAAAGGCGTGGCAGCCATGATCGGCACGACAGGCCCAAAAGCGATCACCAATTCAATCCTGTATGCGGAAGACGGAATCCACTTCACCAAAACTCACAACGTCAAGAACGGCCCCTGGGCTGGCGGTGCGTTTCGGCCAGAGGCATTCACTCAAAGTGGTGAAGGCAAACTCCCGAAGTGGGGTGTCGAAATTGGAACGCCTCAACGCAAGCAAAGCGGTCGGCTGCCTTGCATTCAACGGTTCGATGTCACGGAGAAAGACTGA
- a CDS encoding sulfatase family protein encodes MPTFVRSGVPNQRRQSCFLICLLMTFVMSWQVGSSIAAADRPPNFVLIFADDLGYGDISCYDSSGVKTPHLDQLAAEGFRSKDFFVPANVCSPSRAALLTGRYPMRCGMPVARNENVAKYKDYGFAPDEITIPELLGPAGYRSLMVGKWHLGMELEGSHPLDAGFDEYLGIPSNYEPRRGKNHNTLYRGKQVEQKNVACEELTKRYTDEVIDFIERQKDDPFFIYVSHHIVHNPLKPSPDFVGTSEKGKYGDFIKELDHSTGRIMQTIRDAGLDENTLVIFTSDNGPTRNGSSGELSGGKYCTMEGGHRVPGMFRWTSKIAPNQVSDVTLTSMDLLPLFCELAGVPIPDDRQIDGKSILPVLLGQTSESPHQFLYYYNGTNLQAVREGKWKLHLPRTTDDQPFWSKKPDKTKGFVTLNEMRLFNLDRDLGEKKNVADRHPEIVARLNEQAELIRTELGDVQTIGTDQYPIRLSNPQER; translated from the coding sequence ATGCCCACCTTTGTCCGATCCGGTGTTCCGAACCAGCGGCGCCAAAGCTGTTTTTTGATCTGTCTGCTGATGACCTTTGTCATGTCTTGGCAGGTTGGTTCCTCCATCGCAGCCGCTGACAGACCACCCAACTTCGTCCTCATCTTCGCCGATGATCTCGGTTACGGTGACATCAGTTGCTACGATTCATCGGGCGTGAAAACACCGCACCTCGATCAATTGGCCGCCGAAGGGTTTCGCAGCAAGGACTTCTTCGTCCCTGCGAATGTTTGCAGCCCTTCGCGGGCCGCGTTGTTAACGGGCCGCTACCCGATGCGATGCGGCATGCCGGTCGCCCGAAACGAAAACGTGGCGAAGTACAAAGACTACGGTTTCGCCCCGGACGAAATCACCATCCCCGAACTGCTCGGCCCCGCCGGGTACCGTTCCTTGATGGTCGGCAAGTGGCATCTGGGCATGGAACTCGAAGGCTCCCATCCTCTCGATGCCGGGTTTGATGAATACCTTGGAATCCCCAGCAACTACGAGCCTCGGCGAGGCAAGAATCACAACACGCTTTATCGAGGAAAACAAGTCGAACAGAAGAACGTTGCCTGTGAGGAGCTGACAAAACGCTACACCGATGAAGTGATCGATTTCATCGAGCGTCAGAAAGACGACCCGTTTTTCATTTATGTCTCGCACCACATTGTGCACAATCCGCTCAAACCCAGCCCGGACTTTGTCGGCACATCTGAAAAAGGAAAGTACGGCGACTTCATCAAAGAACTCGATCACAGCACGGGGCGGATCATGCAAACAATCCGTGACGCTGGCCTTGATGAAAACACGCTCGTCATCTTCACATCGGACAACGGCCCCACCCGCAACGGATCCAGCGGCGAACTGAGCGGTGGCAAGTACTGCACGATGGAAGGCGGGCACCGCGTCCCGGGGATGTTCCGCTGGACAAGCAAAATCGCCCCCAACCAAGTCTCCGACGTCACGCTGACGAGCATGGATCTGCTTCCGCTTTTTTGTGAACTCGCTGGAGTCCCGATCCCCGACGATCGCCAGATCGATGGCAAGAGCATTCTCCCGGTGCTCCTTGGCCAGACCTCCGAATCACCCCACCAATTCCTCTACTACTACAACGGAACCAACCTGCAGGCCGTCCGCGAAGGCAAGTGGAAACTGCACTTGCCACGCACGACGGACGACCAACCGTTTTGGTCCAAGAAGCCTGACAAGACGAAGGGCTTCGTGACGCTGAATGAGATGAGGCTGTTCAATCTCGACCGAGACCTGGGCGAGAAGAAGAACGTTGCCGATCGTCATCCCGAAATTGTTGCTCGCTTGAACGAGCAAGCGGAACTCATCCGAACGGAACTCGGCGACGTTCAAACCATCGGAACGGACCAATATCCCATCCGTTTATCGAACCCTCAGGAACGTTGA
- a CDS encoding sulfatase-like hydrolase/transferase encodes MTSSPSMHMPFINSSAMKLYAVALMMLLGCGTSVAAERPPNVVLIFVDDLGYGDLGCYGATKLSTPNIDRLAAEGRRFTDAHSASAVCTPSRYGLLTGQYPVRAMGGQGIWGPLPTTSGLIIDTNTKTIGKVFKNKGYATACLGKWHLGFKEEPCDWQVPLRPGPQDVGFDHYFGVPLVNSGSPYVYVNDDSIFGYDPSDPLVYGGKPVSPTPMFPEEASVKSPNRFSGALKAHEIYDDEKTGTLLTERAVKWITEKKNEPFFLYFATPNIHHPFTPAPRFKGTSQCGLYGDFVHELDWMVGEIVQSLEDNGLTDNTLVLFTSDNGAMLNRAGRDAIKAGHQPNGELLGFKFGVWEGGHRVPLIAKWPGKIKAGTQSDQLISQVDLFATFSALTEQEMPSSEQKDSINMLPALLDDPNEPLRTELVLAPRQPRNLAIRKGKWLYIGARGSGGFNGSKPQHHAWGGPAAVQFSGQKNSDIVNGRIKKNAPPAQLYDLENDRSQTTNVFREHPEVVEEMKAMLESYRPKQGSQGQPSKKPTPKKKPRAANQPSSPTASVSPAGREKTAETTKPNFIVILTDDQGYGDLSCFGAKHVDTPRIDQMAAEGSRLTSFYVAAPVCTPSRAGLMTGCYPKRIDMAMGSNFGVLLAGDPKGLHPDEITIAEVLKTAGYRTGMFGKWHLGDQPEFLPTKQGFDEFFGIPYSHDIHPFHPRQNHYHFPPLPLLQNDTVIEMDPDADFLTKRLTEQAVSFIERNKDQPFFLYLPHPIPHAPLHASPPFMEGVADDVIAAIEKEDGNIDYATRANLFRQAIAEIDWSVGQILDALRSNGLDEKTMVLFTSDNGPPKNTLYASPGELRGHKGTTFEGGMREPTVVRWPGQIPAGHQNDELMTAMDLLPTFAKLAGAAIPTDRVIDGKDIWPTLKGETQTPHDAFFYHRGNQLAAVRSGKWKLHVNNGVAKQLYDLENDLGEKVNVIETNPEVVKKLQHQLKDFAADIASNSRPAAFNANPKSLSN; translated from the coding sequence ATGACATCATCCCCGTCCATGCACATGCCTTTCATAAATTCTTCTGCGATGAAACTTTACGCCGTCGCATTGATGATGCTCCTTGGTTGTGGCACGTCCGTCGCGGCGGAACGACCACCCAATGTGGTTCTGATCTTTGTGGACGACCTCGGCTACGGAGACCTGGGTTGCTATGGAGCGACCAAACTTTCGACACCGAACATCGATCGCCTTGCCGCGGAAGGAAGACGGTTCACCGACGCCCACTCCGCCTCCGCCGTCTGCACACCTTCGCGTTATGGGTTGCTGACGGGCCAGTACCCGGTTCGCGCGATGGGCGGCCAGGGAATTTGGGGGCCGCTTCCGACGACCTCCGGTTTGATCATCGACACGAACACGAAAACGATCGGAAAGGTTTTCAAGAACAAAGGTTACGCGACCGCCTGTCTCGGGAAGTGGCATCTTGGATTCAAAGAGGAACCCTGCGACTGGCAGGTCCCGCTGAGGCCGGGACCACAAGACGTTGGGTTTGACCATTACTTTGGCGTGCCATTGGTCAACAGCGGCAGTCCGTACGTCTATGTCAACGATGACAGCATCTTCGGATACGACCCGAGCGATCCGCTGGTGTACGGCGGCAAACCGGTTTCACCCACACCCATGTTTCCGGAAGAGGCATCGGTCAAAAGTCCCAACCGATTCAGCGGTGCTCTCAAAGCACACGAAATCTACGACGACGAGAAAACGGGAACGCTTCTGACAGAGCGTGCAGTGAAGTGGATCACCGAAAAGAAGAACGAACCATTCTTTTTGTATTTTGCCACTCCCAACATTCACCACCCATTCACCCCAGCGCCGCGTTTCAAGGGGACAAGCCAGTGCGGCCTGTACGGCGATTTCGTCCATGAGTTGGATTGGATGGTCGGCGAGATCGTTCAGTCGCTCGAAGACAATGGATTGACGGACAACACGCTTGTCCTTTTCACCAGCGACAACGGCGCCATGCTCAACCGAGCAGGACGCGATGCGATCAAGGCTGGACATCAACCCAACGGCGAATTGCTTGGGTTCAAGTTCGGCGTGTGGGAAGGCGGACACCGCGTTCCCTTGATCGCCAAATGGCCTGGCAAAATCAAAGCGGGGACTCAGTCCGATCAATTGATCAGCCAAGTCGACCTGTTCGCCACGTTCTCTGCACTCACCGAGCAGGAGATGCCATCGTCCGAGCAGAAAGACAGCATCAACATGCTACCTGCATTGCTAGACGACCCGAACGAACCCTTGCGGACGGAGTTGGTCCTTGCCCCACGCCAGCCACGCAATTTGGCGATTCGCAAAGGCAAGTGGTTGTACATCGGAGCCCGTGGCAGCGGCGGATTCAACGGTTCCAAACCGCAGCACCATGCCTGGGGAGGCCCCGCCGCGGTTCAGTTCTCCGGTCAAAAAAACAGCGACATCGTCAACGGTCGCATCAAAAAGAATGCTCCTCCCGCGCAGCTCTACGATCTGGAAAACGACCGGTCACAGACCACCAATGTCTTTCGCGAACATCCCGAAGTCGTGGAAGAGATGAAAGCCATGTTGGAATCCTATCGTCCCAAACAAGGATCCCAAGGCCAGCCGTCAAAGAAACCGACGCCCAAAAAGAAACCACGAGCCGCAAACCAACCTTCATCCCCTACCGCGTCCGTATCGCCTGCCGGTCGCGAGAAAACGGCGGAAACGACCAAGCCCAACTTCATCGTCATTCTCACGGACGACCAAGGTTACGGTGACCTCAGTTGCTTTGGGGCAAAGCATGTCGACACTCCCCGCATCGACCAAATGGCGGCTGAAGGATCCCGGCTGACCAGCTTCTACGTGGCCGCTCCCGTTTGCACGCCATCGCGAGCGGGACTGATGACGGGTTGTTATCCAAAGCGGATCGACATGGCGATGGGATCCAATTTCGGAGTGCTGCTTGCCGGCGATCCGAAAGGTTTGCATCCCGATGAAATCACGATCGCGGAAGTCTTGAAAACAGCGGGCTATCGAACCGGCATGTTTGGCAAATGGCACCTCGGCGATCAACCGGAGTTCCTTCCCACCAAACAAGGCTTTGATGAGTTCTTTGGCATCCCCTACAGCCATGACATCCACCCGTTTCATCCGAGACAAAACCATTATCACTTCCCACCCCTGCCTCTCTTGCAGAATGACACCGTGATTGAGATGGATCCCGACGCGGACTTCCTGACCAAACGCTTGACTGAACAGGCCGTCTCTTTCATCGAGAGAAACAAAGACCAGCCATTCTTTTTGTATTTGCCCCATCCAATCCCCCACGCTCCCCTGCACGCTTCGCCTCCGTTCATGGAAGGCGTTGCCGATGACGTCATCGCTGCGATTGAGAAAGAAGACGGGAACATCGACTACGCGACGCGTGCGAATCTGTTCCGTCAAGCGATCGCCGAAATCGATTGGTCGGTCGGGCAAATCCTCGATGCACTTCGATCCAATGGTCTCGACGAAAAAACCATGGTGTTGTTCACATCCGACAACGGCCCGCCGAAGAACACGCTCTACGCCAGCCCCGGCGAACTGCGTGGCCACAAAGGAACCACATTCGAAGGCGGCATGCGTGAACCCACCGTTGTCCGCTGGCCAGGACAAATTCCCGCGGGACACCAAAACGACGAACTCATGACAGCCATGGATCTGCTCCCCACATTCGCGAAGCTCGCCGGAGCCGCCATCCCAACCGATCGAGTCATCGACGGCAAAGACATCTGGCCCACGCTGAAAGGCGAAACGCAAACACCGCACGATGCCTTCTTCTACCACCGCGGCAACCAATTGGCAGCGGTGAGGTCTGGCAAGTGGAAACTTCATGTGAACAACGGCGTCGCCAAACAGCTTTATGACTTGGAGAATGACCTCGGTGAAAAGGTGAACGTCATCGAAACGAATCCGGAAGTGGTCAAGAAACTGCAACACCAACTGAAAGACTTCGCCGCTGACATTGCCAGCAACAGTCGGCCCGCTGCTTTCAATGCCAACCCAAAGTCACTTTCAAACTGA
- a CDS encoding sialate O-acetylesterase has translation MSNDQPMRHRSPSQLIRLAFITGCVLVSCPATAMAALSVASPFTDNAVLQQKTKVPVWGSADPGTAITVEFAGQTKETIANADGKWTVELTPMSASADPKTLQVSSPDSTVSFANVVVGEVWICSGQSNMQFSTAAVPEIQSLTATSENIRCFEVKRTVAMTQQDRLEGKWTEQPPNSAVAFSFAHFLEQAGDVPVGIILTCWGSSSIEAWMPREMTETVPHFQTMMEEFDADTATQDRIASILNGKKPWSRTDDIFLRRQSNILYNAMIHPLVPYACRGLVWYQGERNTQSMFGMLKDPWFSRNSGMLKYGDTLVEWIKRYRKEWGNEDMHFLIVMLPGYFKPLPTGPQKGAEHPSTHSWAWMRESQLQSLDLPHTSVVNTIDLGDIKNIHPKDKLPIGQRLAWLASRETLGHAIEAEGPKMKRVDVLDDRLVVHFEHAEGLQTLDGKAPLGFWLADASQKWVPADAELRGQTVILSSSELLHPLYVRYAFAGKPKVNLVNAAKLPAYPFRTDTFQP, from the coding sequence ATGTCAAATGACCAACCCATGCGGCACCGTTCGCCCAGTCAACTGATCCGTCTCGCGTTCATCACTGGATGCGTTCTGGTGTCGTGCCCCGCAACTGCGATGGCCGCGTTGTCGGTCGCGTCGCCGTTCACCGACAACGCGGTGCTGCAACAAAAGACGAAGGTGCCGGTTTGGGGATCGGCTGATCCTGGGACCGCAATCACGGTCGAGTTCGCCGGACAGACGAAGGAAACCATCGCCAATGCGGATGGAAAATGGACGGTCGAGTTGACTCCAATGTCTGCCAGTGCAGACCCGAAAACGCTGCAGGTCTCAAGCCCCGACTCAACCGTTTCCTTCGCCAACGTTGTCGTTGGAGAGGTCTGGATTTGCTCCGGACAATCCAACATGCAGTTCTCAACCGCAGCGGTTCCTGAAATCCAATCCTTGACCGCCACCTCGGAAAACATTCGATGCTTCGAAGTGAAACGAACGGTCGCGATGACCCAACAAGATCGCTTGGAAGGCAAATGGACTGAGCAGCCTCCCAATAGCGCCGTGGCGTTTTCGTTCGCCCACTTCTTAGAACAAGCTGGCGATGTTCCAGTGGGAATCATCCTGACGTGCTGGGGAAGCTCATCGATCGAAGCGTGGATGCCGCGAGAGATGACTGAAACGGTGCCGCACTTCCAAACGATGATGGAGGAATTCGATGCGGACACCGCCACCCAAGACCGGATCGCTTCTATCCTGAATGGCAAAAAGCCGTGGAGCCGAACCGACGATATCTTCCTGCGTCGCCAATCGAACATTCTCTACAACGCGATGATCCATCCGTTGGTGCCTTACGCTTGCCGTGGGCTGGTTTGGTACCAAGGCGAACGGAACACTCAGTCGATGTTTGGCATGCTGAAGGATCCTTGGTTCTCGAGAAACTCGGGCATGCTCAAGTATGGGGACACGCTCGTGGAATGGATCAAGCGGTACCGAAAGGAATGGGGCAACGAGGACATGCACTTCCTGATTGTGATGTTGCCCGGATATTTCAAACCGCTGCCAACCGGTCCTCAAAAGGGAGCCGAACATCCAAGCACTCACTCATGGGCTTGGATGCGAGAGTCGCAGTTGCAATCGCTTGACCTGCCACACACTTCCGTCGTCAACACAATCGACTTGGGCGACATCAAAAACATTCATCCGAAAGACAAACTGCCGATCGGTCAGCGACTGGCATGGCTGGCTTCTCGCGAAACGTTGGGGCACGCCATCGAAGCGGAGGGTCCGAAGATGAAACGCGTCGACGTTTTGGACGACCGATTGGTGGTCCACTTCGAACATGCCGAAGGCCTGCAAACTCTCGATGGAAAAGCACCTTTGGGATTTTGGTTGGCGGATGCTTCCCAGAAATGGGTGCCCGCAGACGCCGAACTGCGTGGTCAAACCGTGATCCTGAGTTCATCTGAACTGCTACACCCTCTCTACGTTCGCTACGCATTCGCGGGAAAACCAAAGGTGAACTTGGTCAACGCTGCGAAACTTCCCGCCTACCCATTCCGCACCGACACCTTCCAACCATGA